One genomic region from Croceicoccus sp. YJ47 encodes:
- a CDS encoding alpha/beta fold hydrolase, with protein sequence MSELTLPPGEEIAELARREIDRAIKRNIKGLEFLTAGTQPVGAMAKDVVYRKGTAVLYRYRPVLDEIYRTPLLLVSPPSNRGYIFDLARGQSFVEFMLERGYDVFNLDWNPPRRDEAELGLGDYVDGFIPESISRIRELTGETQVTLAGYCMGGTLAVIHAALYGTASARNLVAFATPVDFHHMTLFQKWADRRHFDLDHLVDALDVIPPDIMLGAFDLARPANRTAGKMHLWSNMWNDDFVQSYRMFDRWAAETLPVPGTYFRQLIEDLLWDNALANGQLEIGGRIADLSNISMPVLNITAVHDHVVKKESTMPLMDNTSSRDTHDLVSKGGHVSLVAGPAAVRRLWPHIDSWLARRPV encoded by the coding sequence ATGAGCGAGCTGACTCTGCCGCCCGGCGAGGAGATTGCCGAACTCGCCCGGCGCGAGATCGACCGGGCGATCAAGCGCAATATCAAGGGGCTGGAATTCCTCACCGCCGGGACGCAGCCGGTCGGCGCGATGGCGAAGGATGTCGTCTATCGCAAGGGCACGGCTGTGCTCTATCGCTATCGCCCGGTGCTCGACGAAATCTACCGCACGCCGCTGCTGCTCGTGTCGCCGCCGAGCAATCGCGGCTATATCTTCGACCTGGCCAGGGGGCAAAGCTTCGTCGAATTCATGCTGGAGCGCGGCTATGACGTGTTCAATCTCGACTGGAACCCGCCACGCCGGGACGAGGCGGAACTCGGCCTTGGCGATTATGTCGACGGGTTCATCCCCGAAAGCATTTCGCGCATCCGCGAACTGACCGGCGAAACGCAGGTCACGCTCGCCGGATATTGCATGGGCGGGACGCTCGCCGTCATTCACGCCGCGCTTTACGGCACGGCATCGGCACGCAATCTCGTCGCCTTTGCAACGCCTGTCGATTTCCACCACATGACCCTGTTTCAGAAATGGGCCGACCGGCGCCATTTCGATCTGGACCATCTCGTCGACGCACTGGACGTGATCCCGCCCGACATCATGCTCGGCGCGTTCGATCTTGCGCGTCCTGCCAATCGCACGGCGGGCAAGATGCATCTGTGGTCCAACATGTGGAACGACGATTTCGTGCAGTCCTATCGCATGTTCGACCGCTGGGCGGCGGAAACGCTGCCGGTACCGGGCACCTATTTCCGGCAGCTGATCGAGGATCTGCTCTGGGACAATGCGCTTGCGAACGGTCAGCTCGAGATAGGCGGGCGCATCGCGGATCTGTCCAATATTTCCATGCCCGTGCTCAACATCACCGCCGTCCACGACCATGTGGTGAAAAAGGAATCGACCATGCCGCTCATGGACAACACGTCCTCCCGCGATACGCACGACCTCGTCTCCAAGGGCGGGCATGTCAGCCTCGTCGCCGGGCCTGCCGCGGTCAGGCGCCTGTGGCCCCATATCGACAGCTGGCTCGCGAGGAGGCCGGTATGA
- a CDS encoding poly(R)-hydroxyalkanoic acid synthase subunit PhaE: MPKPPKSPTDMWQEFVAAWEHEMNDWSTRVTQSEQFSAAMGQATKYSLVAQKAMTEQMEKMLQSMNLPTRNQIDELSERMAALEDGLERLRIAVEREETPARPIARSEPKRTRKAPAGDTPDDAA; this comes from the coding sequence ATGCCGAAACCGCCGAAAAGCCCGACCGACATGTGGCAGGAATTCGTCGCGGCGTGGGAGCATGAGATGAACGACTGGTCCACCCGCGTCACGCAGAGCGAGCAGTTCAGCGCCGCGATGGGGCAGGCCACCAAATATTCGCTCGTCGCGCAAAAGGCGATGACCGAGCAGATGGAAAAAATGCTGCAATCGATGAACCTGCCGACGCGCAACCAGATCGACGAATTGTCGGAACGCATGGCCGCGCTCGAGGACGGGCTGGAACGCTTGCGCATCGCGGTCGAGCGCGAGGAGACGCCCGCCCGCCCCATCGCCCGCAGCGAACCCAAACGCACGCGCAAGGCCCCGGCGGGCGACACGCCGGACGATGCGGCATGA
- a CDS encoding acyl-CoA dehydrogenase family protein: protein MNFDLTEDQEMLKAVAERFVTDRYDVERRRQYLNEAGGFGAENWDLLGELGIIAAPFAEELGGLGLDATGIAVVYEALGRGLFVEPLIENALMAGQLFARLADETQQGAWMEAVLSGAKRLAIAHAERGSRNGSLFVKTAAEGSGADVTLRGHKPFAVAGFNADGYIVSARHDGDPGDAAGWGFYLVPADARGLSVTPWRMADGSMAAMLDLDGVPGARLGGAGDAAEALDTVETLVSLARSAEMLGIMERMFADTLDYVRTREQFNQPIGKFQAIQHRMAAQYAVLTQARALVELAVVKEGEPDFAKAVHGARAFIAGHAIEMGHEMIQFHGGMGITDELALGFGHKRLLVLSRWPQDADTALDRYIDMG, encoded by the coding sequence GTGAATTTCGATCTGACCGAAGACCAGGAAATGTTGAAGGCGGTGGCGGAGCGGTTCGTCACCGATCGTTACGATGTCGAACGCCGGCGCCAATATCTGAACGAGGCGGGCGGTTTCGGCGCGGAAAACTGGGACTTGCTGGGTGAGCTTGGCATCATTGCGGCGCCTTTTGCGGAGGAACTGGGCGGGCTCGGGCTCGACGCGACGGGGATCGCCGTCGTGTACGAGGCGCTCGGCCGCGGGCTCTTCGTCGAACCGTTGATCGAAAACGCGCTGATGGCCGGGCAATTGTTCGCACGCCTCGCCGACGAGACGCAGCAGGGCGCGTGGATGGAGGCCGTTCTTTCCGGCGCAAAACGGCTCGCAATCGCGCATGCCGAACGCGGCTCTCGCAATGGCAGCCTGTTCGTCAAGACAGCCGCCGAGGGATCGGGCGCGGACGTGACATTGCGCGGGCACAAGCCGTTTGCCGTCGCGGGCTTCAACGCCGACGGCTATATCGTGAGTGCGCGCCACGATGGCGACCCGGGCGATGCTGCGGGCTGGGGGTTCTATCTCGTGCCCGCCGATGCGCGGGGGTTGTCGGTGACGCCGTGGCGCATGGCGGACGGGTCGATGGCGGCGATGCTCGACCTCGATGGCGTGCCGGGGGCGCGGCTGGGCGGAGCAGGCGACGCGGCAGAGGCACTCGACACGGTCGAAACGCTGGTCTCGCTGGCACGCTCGGCCGAAATGCTGGGCATCATGGAGCGCATGTTCGCCGACACGCTCGATTATGTGCGCACGCGCGAACAGTTCAACCAGCCCATCGGCAAGTTTCAGGCGATCCAGCACCGCATGGCCGCCCAATACGCAGTCCTGACGCAGGCGCGCGCGCTGGTTGAACTCGCCGTGGTGAAGGAAGGCGAACCCGATTTCGCAAAGGCGGTCCATGGCGCCCGCGCCTTCATCGCGGGCCACGCGATCGAGATGGGGCACGAAATGATCCAGTTCCACGGCGGCATGGGCATCACCGACGAGCTTGCTCTGGGCTTCGGGCACAAGCGGCTTCTGGTGCTGTCGCGCTGGCCGCAGGATGCCGATACCGCGCTCGACCGCTACATCGACATGGGCTGA
- a CDS encoding ThuA domain-containing protein yields the protein MSDTDHGPDPLAGCDADNHPPRIDCVLIAAGVWHDIDFARLELLKLLAEDPSVRTRVLEDYENIEAIAAADILITYTCDVTPSLKAQEALKAWLDEGGRWYALHGTNSILRMMEDGLWHAPRHAPLMMDLLGSQFVSHPPIAPYTVTVADKDHELTRGVEPFETTDELYHLETHGDLHVLLETECTEEGTGFAEAKDAPGTHPVFYIKSHGKGAVLYNTLGHCRGHYDLQPMLDWWPDLDRCAWDLPVFYDLLRRGIAWIKARPARG from the coding sequence ATGAGCGATACCGACCACGGGCCCGACCCGCTCGCCGGCTGTGACGCAGACAACCACCCGCCGCGCATCGACTGCGTGCTGATCGCGGCGGGCGTGTGGCACGACATCGATTTCGCGCGGCTCGAACTGCTCAAGCTCCTGGCCGAGGATCCGAGCGTGCGCACCCGCGTGCTCGAGGATTACGAGAATATCGAGGCCATCGCCGCCGCCGATATCCTCATCACCTATACCTGCGACGTGACCCCGTCGTTAAAGGCGCAGGAGGCGTTGAAGGCCTGGCTCGATGAAGGGGGCCGCTGGTATGCGCTCCACGGGACGAATTCGATCCTGCGCATGATGGAGGACGGGCTGTGGCACGCGCCGCGCCATGCGCCGTTGATGATGGACCTGCTCGGCAGCCAGTTCGTGTCGCATCCCCCCATCGCGCCCTACACGGTGACGGTGGCGGACAAGGATCACGAGCTCACCCGCGGGGTCGAACCGTTCGAGACCACGGACGAGCTCTATCACCTCGAAACGCATGGCGACCTGCATGTCCTGCTCGAAACGGAATGCACGGAGGAAGGCACCGGCTTTGCCGAGGCGAAGGATGCGCCCGGCACCCATCCGGTGTTCTATATCAAGAGCCATGGCAAGGGCGCCGTGCTTTACAACACGCTCGGCCATTGCCGCGGGCATTACGACCTTCAGCCGATGCTGGACTGGTGGCCGGACCTCGATCGTTGTGCATGGGATCTGCCGGTGTTCTACGATCTTTTGCGGCGCGGAATTGCATGGATCAAGGCGCGTCCGGCAAGGGGGTAA
- a CDS encoding SDR family NAD(P)-dependent oxidoreductase, with the protein MGERLSGKVALITGGTSGIGAAAVRRLTGEGAKVVFTGSREEAARSLCEETGATFVSHRVQDADGWTELSRHIMDTHGRLDIAFANAGTEKNDGSIEDVSLEGWNSILAINQTGVMLTVQNAIRMMKQNEGQTGSIIINSSMNANAAMGNFVSYSVTKSAVCALAKSAAIHCGKSGYKIRVNAILPGVVETDIIAGIINSQPDPDATRAAYEGMSPMNRLASLEEISGLVAYLASDEAAFISGGEYVIDGATTAGMMGV; encoded by the coding sequence GTGGGTGAACGGCTTTCGGGCAAGGTGGCACTGATTACCGGCGGCACGTCGGGGATCGGGGCTGCGGCGGTGCGGCGATTGACGGGCGAGGGCGCGAAAGTCGTCTTTACCGGATCGCGCGAGGAGGCGGCGCGTTCGCTTTGCGAGGAGACCGGCGCCACGTTCGTATCGCACCGGGTGCAGGATGCGGACGGCTGGACCGAGTTGTCCCGGCACATCATGGACACGCATGGCCGCCTCGACATCGCCTTTGCCAATGCGGGCACGGAAAAGAACGACGGCAGCATCGAGGATGTCTCGCTAGAGGGATGGAACTCCATCCTCGCGATCAACCAGACGGGCGTCATGCTCACCGTACAGAACGCCATCCGCATGATGAAGCAGAACGAGGGCCAGACCGGTTCGATCATCATCAATTCGTCCATGAACGCGAATGCCGCGATGGGCAATTTCGTGTCGTATTCCGTGACGAAGAGCGCCGTGTGCGCATTGGCCAAATCGGCCGCGATCCATTGCGGGAAAAGCGGGTACAAGATCCGCGTGAACGCGATTCTGCCGGGCGTTGTGGAAACCGACATCATCGCGGGCATCATCAATTCGCAGCCCGACCCGGACGCGACCCGCGCTGCATACGAAGGCATGTCGCCGATGAACCGGCTCGCCTCGCTTGAGGAAATATCGGGCCTCGTCGCCTATCTGGCGAGCGATGAGGCCGCGTTCATATCGGGCGGCGAATATGTGATCGACGGTGCGACGACCGCCGGAATGATGGGCGTATGA
- a CDS encoding SDR family NAD(P)-dependent oxidoreductase yields MSARLAGNVAIVSGGLRGIGRAITERFVGEGAHVVLTDLDSEDSDVVAELRAAHGDKVTYARADVTSEDDWQTLRDMVAGRHGRLDILVNNAGTDLTGAVETIAMEDWRRIMAINVDGVFLGCKTFTPMLAETGARRKGGASIVNVSSIMGIVGYGEVSAYNASKGAVRLFTKGLAIEFATKGMPIRANSLHPGFVRTPLLAAGFKRWVESGAAESEQDLIDAMDAQTPVGRMAEPDEIAGPALFLASEDASYMTGAELVIDGGWTAQ; encoded by the coding sequence ATGAGCGCGCGCCTTGCCGGCAATGTCGCGATCGTATCGGGCGGTCTTCGCGGGATCGGCCGGGCCATCACCGAACGGTTCGTGGGCGAGGGCGCGCATGTCGTGCTCACCGATCTCGACAGCGAGGACAGCGATGTCGTCGCCGAACTTCGCGCTGCGCACGGCGACAAGGTCACCTACGCCCGCGCCGATGTCACGAGCGAGGATGACTGGCAGACGCTGCGCGACATGGTGGCCGGGCGGCACGGCAGGCTCGACATACTCGTCAACAATGCGGGCACCGACCTTACCGGCGCGGTCGAAACGATCGCCATGGAGGATTGGCGCCGGATCATGGCGATCAATGTCGACGGGGTGTTCCTGGGCTGCAAGACGTTCACCCCGATGCTCGCCGAAACAGGGGCGCGGCGAAAGGGCGGGGCGAGCATCGTCAACGTCAGCTCGATCATGGGCATCGTCGGCTATGGTGAGGTTTCGGCGTATAATGCGTCGAAAGGCGCTGTCCGCCTCTTTACCAAGGGGCTTGCGATCGAATTCGCGACGAAGGGCATGCCGATCCGCGCCAATTCGCTGCATCCCGGCTTCGTGCGCACGCCGCTGCTGGCCGCGGGGTTCAAACGCTGGGTCGAGAGCGGCGCCGCGGAAAGCGAGCAGGATCTCATCGACGCGATGGATGCACAGACGCCCGTCGGTCGCATGGCCGAACCGGACGAGATCGCCGGCCCCGCGCTGTTCCTCGCGAGCGAGGATGCGAGCTACATGACCGGCGCCGAACTCGTCATCGACGGCGGCTGGACCGCGCAGTAA
- a CDS encoding SDR family NAD(P)-dependent oxidoreductase, protein MSISLPDCVVVITGATGGIGRETVTALKDAGATVIATDLADTAPDLGADHYVRHDVTEPDDWAAVADLVSREYGLLDALVNNAGISIVTKFEDTDLSQFHRVNAVNVDGIVIGIQALLPLLKQGGQHRDSGASIINFSSVGGLRGAPFNAAYCTSKAAVAMLTKCLGAEFSALGYNIRVNSVHPGGVDTGMLSSIMERYVEMGAAGLKEEAHKSVVASHPIGRLARPGEMAGGVVYLASDAASFVTCAEFVIDGGFTQT, encoded by the coding sequence ATGTCCATCTCTCTTCCCGATTGCGTTGTGGTCATCACCGGCGCGACCGGCGGCATCGGCCGCGAAACGGTCACGGCGCTCAAAGATGCGGGTGCAACCGTCATTGCGACCGATCTCGCCGACACGGCGCCCGACCTCGGCGCCGATCATTATGTCCGGCACGACGTGACCGAACCGGACGACTGGGCCGCGGTCGCGGATCTGGTTTCGCGCGAATATGGCCTACTCGACGCGCTGGTGAACAATGCCGGCATTTCCATCGTGACGAAGTTCGAGGACACGGACCTGTCGCAATTTCACCGGGTCAATGCGGTCAATGTCGATGGCATCGTCATCGGGATACAGGCGCTCCTGCCGCTGCTCAAGCAAGGCGGGCAGCATCGCGACAGCGGCGCCTCGATCATCAATTTCAGCAGCGTGGGCGGCCTGCGCGGCGCGCCCTTCAACGCGGCCTATTGCACGAGCAAGGCGGCGGTCGCGATGCTCACCAAATGCCTTGGCGCGGAATTCAGCGCGCTGGGCTACAATATCCGGGTCAATTCGGTGCATCCCGGCGGGGTGGATACGGGCATGCTGAGTTCCATCATGGAGCGTTATGTCGAAATGGGCGCCGCCGGCTTGAAGGAAGAGGCGCACAAGAGCGTCGTGGCCTCGCACCCGATCGGGCGGCTGGCGCGGCCGGGCGAAATGGCCGGCGGGGTCGTCTATCTCGCATCCGATGCGGCAAGCTTCGTGACCTGCGCCGAATTCGTGATCGACGGCGGCTTTACGCAGACCTGA
- a CDS encoding SRPBCC family protein: MNVQAGAARYSPDFDQPVRGDRITADRYTSREWMEGEYDKLWPHVWHLGGVIADLEEEGDIVRHNFGRESVIMVKQADGSVKAFYNACPHRGNRLILGDVASSDRITCGYHGWQFDTEGTLVNVQDPDDFPGGNPCGKVHLKELRCETWGPFVFWNMDLDAKPLLEWLTPYPERLEGYGLENWIRVFAVSAEAEFNWKIIRDNFNESYHLPTIHPELATFINDGLPSTVFEMYENGHNAMWMVGHQATTREDYHSGEVPETLGQVAEAWGIRVEDYHGRTGDLREAVIKAKREKGPERGYSNYDKMSDQQLVDYFHCTLWPNLTITMSPEQCQILRTEPHPTDPAKCVFQHWCLYPPVKGMKEVETPVGTLPLRHDALVRHGYYGDGNTLGFVADQDLSIGTSQQQGLNSRGFDGCILTHQEKRIQRFHELLNDVVLGGPPKD; encoded by the coding sequence ATGAACGTACAGGCCGGCGCCGCCCGCTATTCCCCCGATTTCGATCAGCCCGTCCGCGGCGACAGGATCACCGCGGACCGCTACACCTCCCGCGAATGGATGGAGGGCGAGTATGACAAGCTGTGGCCCCATGTGTGGCACCTCGGCGGGGTGATCGCCGATCTTGAGGAAGAAGGCGACATCGTGCGCCACAATTTCGGGCGCGAGAGCGTCATCATGGTCAAGCAGGCCGACGGCTCGGTCAAGGCGTTCTACAACGCCTGCCCGCACCGCGGGAACCGGCTTATCCTCGGCGATGTTGCGTCGAGCGATCGGATCACCTGCGGCTATCACGGGTGGCAATTCGATACCGAAGGCACGCTCGTCAACGTGCAGGATCCGGACGATTTTCCCGGCGGCAACCCATGCGGCAAGGTGCATCTGAAAGAGCTGCGCTGCGAGACGTGGGGTCCGTTCGTGTTCTGGAACATGGACCTCGATGCGAAACCGCTGCTCGAATGGCTGACGCCTTATCCCGAACGGCTCGAAGGGTACGGGCTCGAAAACTGGATCCGGGTGTTTGCCGTGTCGGCAGAGGCGGAGTTCAACTGGAAGATCATCCGCGACAATTTCAACGAAAGCTACCACCTGCCCACGATCCACCCCGAACTGGCGACCTTCATCAATGACGGCCTGCCCAGCACGGTGTTCGAGATGTATGAAAACGGCCACAACGCGATGTGGATGGTCGGCCACCAGGCGACCACGCGGGAGGATTACCATTCGGGCGAAGTGCCCGAAACGCTGGGCCAGGTGGCCGAGGCATGGGGCATCCGGGTGGAGGATTACCACGGCCGCACCGGTGACCTGCGCGAGGCGGTCATCAAGGCGAAGCGCGAAAAAGGCCCGGAACGCGGATATTCCAATTACGACAAGATGAGCGATCAGCAGCTGGTCGATTATTTCCACTGCACGCTCTGGCCCAATCTCACCATCACCATGTCGCCGGAACAGTGCCAGATCCTGCGCACCGAACCGCACCCGACCGACCCTGCCAAATGCGTGTTCCAGCACTGGTGCCTCTACCCCCCGGTCAAGGGGATGAAGGAGGTGGAAACGCCGGTCGGCACGCTCCCCCTGCGGCACGATGCGCTGGTGCGGCACGGCTATTACGGCGATGGCAACACGCTCGGCTTCGTCGCGGATCAGGACCTGTCGATCGGCACGTCGCAGCAGCAGGGCCTCAATTCGCGCGGTTTTGACGGGTGCATCCTCACCCATCAGGAAAAGCGGATCCAGCGGTTCCACGAATTGCTGAACGATGTGGTGCTGGGCGGTCCGCCGAAGGATTGA
- a CDS encoding nuclear transport factor 2 family protein, whose amino-acid sequence MTSTLDIEAELREILARRAIADAGFRYTRGLDRIDRAMLLSAFHEDAFVDCGLMQGGPGAFADFALGFLGDMHRTHHQLGQQHVAMQLPSHASGETYFQAYHDITDEQGQKRDLFIAGRYVDEYTSRDGQWKIAARTLITDWVTDTPGNRAFFEDNPEAPSGQRDGRDFSDRRDWPQTVRATLTRQRMNP is encoded by the coding sequence GTGACGAGCACACTCGATATCGAGGCGGAGCTGCGCGAAATTCTCGCCCGCCGTGCCATCGCGGATGCCGGCTTTCGCTATACCCGCGGGCTGGACCGGATCGACCGCGCCATGCTCCTGTCCGCCTTTCACGAGGATGCCTTCGTCGATTGCGGGCTGATGCAAGGCGGGCCGGGTGCCTTTGCCGATTTTGCGCTGGGCTTTCTCGGCGACATGCACCGCACCCACCATCAGCTCGGCCAGCAGCATGTCGCCATGCAATTGCCGTCCCATGCCTCGGGCGAAACCTATTTTCAGGCGTATCACGACATCACCGACGAACAGGGGCAGAAACGCGACCTGTTCATCGCCGGGCGTTATGTCGACGAATATACCTCCCGCGATGGTCAGTGGAAGATCGCCGCCCGCACGCTTATAACCGACTGGGTTACCGACACGCCCGGAAATCGCGCCTTTTTCGAAGACAATCCGGAGGCCCCCTCCGGACAGCGCGATGGGCGGGATTTTTCGGACCGCCGCGACTGGCCGCAAACGGTCCGCGCAACATTGACAAGACAGAGGATGAATCCATGA
- a CDS encoding GFA family protein, which translates to MSDARHEGGCLCGAVRYSVAWPLMQAVTCSCVNCQKQSGAPLSLVGVTGRDDLHLTGELKTYVDTAQSGNAVRRLFCPTCGSPVLTDTDAAEDAGIIFIKGGTLDDAAALTPSAHCWTRSAHEWLQFPEGDTVMQMQEGL; encoded by the coding sequence ATGAGCGACGCCCGGCACGAGGGCGGATGCCTGTGCGGGGCGGTGCGCTATTCCGTGGCGTGGCCGCTGATGCAGGCGGTCACGTGTTCCTGCGTCAATTGTCAGAAACAGTCGGGCGCGCCGCTCTCGCTCGTCGGGGTGACGGGCCGCGACGACCTGCATCTGACCGGTGAATTGAAGACCTATGTCGATACCGCGCAAAGCGGCAATGCGGTGCGGCGGCTGTTCTGTCCCACCTGCGGCTCGCCCGTGCTGACCGATACGGATGCGGCGGAGGATGCGGGTATCATCTTCATCAAGGGCGGCACGCTCGACGATGCGGCCGCGTTGACGCCGAGCGCGCATTGCTGGACCCGCAGCGCGCACGAATGGCTGCAATTTCCCGAAGGCGACACCGTGATGCAGATGCAGGAGGGGTTGTGA
- a CDS encoding nuclear transport factor 2 family protein yields the protein MQAHDASTLIARAEIGNALALHSRGVDRADAALIAASYHDDATVDYGFFDGAAVDLARILADAQKDTPPTMHRTGHCWIAVDGDRAVSESYVVAYAEDAVQRLIFGRYLDRHERRDGQWRIAHRRYVMAGNMNAPSTVSRPDAMPDLAGFGAHGAKRASDPGRAILNHFAGTMRREGQAMTNGDTDQHDARLDAALSRAEIYDLSMAYCRGVDRADEDLINSIFLPGATVSLQITNGTAQQFAEDVCALVKNGPEVVFHSIANEWVEVAGDHGVGELYVIAAMIVDGQEMLTGGRYLDRYERREGRWYIAERAFVTDWNSARPTTMERDGLYESLPLDGRTDRSDPVYALWASLEEGR from the coding sequence ATGCAGGCGCACGATGCCTCCACACTGATCGCGCGGGCTGAAATCGGCAATGCGCTGGCCCTGCATTCGCGCGGGGTGGACCGGGCGGATGCGGCCTTGATCGCGGCGTCCTATCACGATGACGCGACGGTCGATTACGGCTTCTTCGACGGCGCGGCGGTCGATCTTGCCCGCATTCTCGCCGATGCGCAGAAGGACACGCCGCCCACCATGCACCGGACCGGGCACTGCTGGATCGCGGTGGACGGCGACCGGGCGGTGTCGGAAAGCTATGTCGTCGCCTATGCGGAGGACGCGGTGCAGCGGCTCATTTTCGGGCGCTATCTCGACCGGCACGAACGGCGGGATGGGCAATGGCGGATCGCGCATCGCCGCTATGTGATGGCGGGCAACATGAACGCCCCCTCCACCGTTTCGCGCCCCGACGCCATGCCCGATCTCGCCGGTTTCGGCGCCCATGGGGCCAAGCGCGCATCGGACCCGGGGCGCGCCATTCTCAACCATTTTGCCGGCACGATGCGGCGCGAAGGACAGGCCATGACCAACGGCGACACCGACCAACACGATGCGCGGCTCGACGCGGCGCTGTCGCGGGCGGAAATCTACGATCTCAGCATGGCCTATTGCCGCGGGGTGGACCGGGCGGACGAGGATCTCATCAATTCGATCTTCCTTCCCGGCGCAACTGTGTCGCTCCAGATCACCAATGGCACGGCGCAGCAATTTGCCGAGGATGTGTGCGCCCTGGTCAAGAACGGCCCCGAGGTCGTGTTCCATTCGATTGCCAACGAATGGGTGGAGGTCGCAGGCGACCACGGCGTCGGCGAGCTTTACGTCATTGCCGCGATGATCGTCGACGGTCAGGAAATGCTGACCGGCGGGCGCTATCTCGACCGGTACGAACGGCGCGAGGGGCGCTGGTACATTGCGGAGCGGGCGTTCGTCACCGACTGGAACTCCGCCCGGCCCACCACGATGGAGCGCGACGGGCTTTACGAATCCCTGCCGCTCGACGGGCGGACGGATCGTTCGGACCCGGTCTATGCGCTTTGGGCCTCGCTGGAGGAGGGGCGATGA
- a CDS encoding TetR/AcrR family transcriptional regulator produces the protein MAARRKQLLDSIRPGAGTQDAQRWQQVKSSQTRQGILDAAMMILVEGGYARLTTVRITQDAGISRGAMHHHFANRDELIAALVDHVLYRRMRHFLDEYLRDIAALPKESALAIATELYWRSVQSDEYAAYLELALAARSDTALRSVFIPAAKRFDAIWNDEMVHSFPNWSHIHEQMRLTNDIVQSACLGMLLHEPVVGEARTREQRALLIEIVRRVHGGLRGKQAELPDLL, from the coding sequence ATGGCCGCGCGCCGCAAACAGCTTCTCGATTCCATCCGGCCCGGCGCGGGCACGCAGGATGCGCAGCGCTGGCAACAGGTGAAGAGTTCGCAGACGCGGCAGGGTATTCTCGACGCGGCGATGATGATTCTGGTGGAGGGCGGCTATGCCCGGCTCACCACGGTGCGGATCACGCAGGACGCGGGCATTTCACGCGGGGCCATGCACCATCATTTCGCCAATCGGGACGAATTGATCGCTGCGCTTGTCGATCATGTCCTCTATCGCCGGATGCGCCATTTTCTCGATGAATATCTGCGCGATATCGCCGCCCTGCCCAAGGAAAGCGCGCTGGCCATCGCGACCGAGCTGTACTGGCGCAGCGTGCAGAGCGACGAATATGCCGCCTATCTCGAACTTGCGCTCGCGGCGCGTAGCGACACCGCGCTGCGTTCGGTGTTCATTCCCGCGGCAAAGCGGTTCGACGCGATCTGGAATGACGAGATGGTGCACAGCTTTCCCAACTGGTCGCACATTCATGAACAGATGCGGTTGACCAACGACATCGTGCAATCGGCCTGTCTCGGCATGTTGCTCCACGAACCGGTCGTGGGCGAGGCGCGCACCCGCGAGCAGCGCGCCCTGCTCATCGAGATCGTGCGGCGCGTGCACGGCGGCCTGCGCGGAAAACAGGCAGAGCTGCCGGATTTACTGTGA